One window of Salmo salar chromosome ssa11, Ssal_v3.1, whole genome shotgun sequence genomic DNA carries:
- the LOC106563000 gene encoding 2-oxoglutarate dehydrogenase, mitochondrial isoform X6, producing MAAIDPGPPPSDIITSNDKLEFYGLDESDLDKVFRLPTTTFIGGSESTLPLREIIQRLEMAYCQSIGVEFMFINDLEQCQWIRQKFERPGIMQFTLEEKRTLLARMVRSTRFEEFLQRKWSSEKRFGLEGCESLIPALKTIIDKSSMNGVESIIMGMPHRGRLNVLANVIRKELDQIFCQFDSKLEAADEGSGDVKYHLGMWHRRINRVTDRNITLSLMANPSHLEAVDPVVQGKTKAEQFYCGDTEGNRVMSILLHGDAAFAGQGVVYETFHLSDLPSYTTHGTIHVVVNNQIGFTTDPRVARSSSYPTDVAKVVNAPIFHVNADDPEAVMYVCNVAAEWRATFHKDVVVDLVCYRRNGHNEMDEPMFTQPLMYKQIKKQKGVLQKYAEKLIAEGAVTRQEYEEEIAKYDKICEEAHARSKDEKILHIKHWLDSPWPGFFNMDGQPKSMTSPSTGLTEEELGHIGHIASSVPVEDFTIHGGLSRILKGRAAMVGQRVCDWALGEYMAFGSLLKEGTHIRLSGQDVERGTFSHRHHVLHDQNVDKRICIPMNHIAPNQAPYTVCNSSLSEYGVLGFELGFAMASPNALVLWEAQFGDFHNTAQCIIDQFICPGQAKWVRQNGIVLLLPHGMEGMGPEHSSARPERFLQMCNEDPDAYPKFSAEEFAVRQLYDCNWIIVNCSTPANYFHVLRRQILQPFRKPLIVFTPKSLLRHPDAKSSFDDMLPGTHFQRLIPDSGPVCEKPDGVKRIVFCTGKVYYELTRERKNRGMDNTVAIARIEQLSPFPFDQVKVETDRYPNADLVWCQEEHKNQGYYDYVKPRLRTTVDRTRPVWYAGRGPAAAPATGNKAAHLVELQRFLDTAFNLDAFTGQS from the exons ATGGCTGCCATCGACCCAGGCCCTCCCCCCTCTGACATCATCACCTCCAATGACAAactgg AGTTCTATGGTCTGGATGAGTCCGACCTGGACAAGGTGTTCCGGCTCCCCACCACAACCTTTATTGGGGGCAGCGAGAGCACTCTGCCCCTCCGAGAGATCATACAGCGCCTCGAG atgGCGTACTGTCAGTCTATTGGAGTAGAGTTCATGTTCATTAATGACCTGGAGCAGTGCCAGTGGATCAGACAGAAGTTTGAGAGGCCAGGCATCATGCAGTTCACCCTGGAGGAGAAGAGGACCCTGCTAGCCAGAATGGTTCGATCCACCAG GTTTGAGGAGTTCCTGCAGAGGAAATGGTCATCAGAGAAGCGTTTTGGCCTGGAGGGCTGTGAGTCTCTCATCCCGGCCCTGAAGACCATCATCGATAAGTCCAGTATGAACGGAGTGGAGAGCATCATCATGGGCATGCCTCACAG GGGGAGATTGAATGTGTTGGCTAATGTGATCCGTAAGGAGCTGGATCAGATCTTCTGTCAGTTTGACTCCAAGCTCGAGGCTGCTGATGAG ggTTCTGGAGATGTGAAGTACCACTTGGGGATGTGGCACCGGAGGATCAACCGGGTCACTGATAGGAACATCACACTGTCACTCATGGCTAACCCTTCTCACCTGGAGGCTGTGGACCCCGTGGTGCAGGGCAAGACCAAGGCTGAGCAGTTCTACTGCGGGGACACAGAAGGCAACAGG GTAATGTCCATCCTGCTCCATGGTGATGCAGCGTTTGCAGGCCAGGGGGTTGTCTATGAGACCTTCCACCTCTCTGACCTGCCCTCCTACACCACACATGGCACTATCCATGTGGTGGTCAACAACCAG aTTGGTTTCACCACCGACCCCAGGGTGGCGAGGTCATCCTCTTACCCTACAGACGTGGCCAAAGTGGTCAACGCCCCCATCTTCCATGTCAACGCTGACGACCCCGAGGCTGTCATGTACGTGTGTAATGTCGCCGCCGAGTGGAGGGCCACCTTTCACAAGGACGTAGTCGTCGACCTG gtgtGTTACAGGCGTAACGGCCACAATGAGATGGACGAACCCATGTTCACCCAGCCTCTGATGTACAAGCAGATCAAGAAGCAGAAAGGAGTCCTACAGAAATACGCTGAGAAACTCATAGCAGAGGGAGCTGTCACCAGACAGGAGTACGAG GAGGAGATTGCCAAGTATGACAAGATCTGTGAAGAGGCTCACGCTCGCTCCAAAGACGAGAAGATTCTACACATCAAACACTGGCTAGACTCACCCTggcccg gtttctTCAACATGGATGGCCAGCCTAAGAGTATGACCAGTCCGTCTACAGGCCTGACTGAGGAGGAGCTGGGACACATAGGACACATTGCTTCATCTGTCCCTGTGGAAGACTTCACTATACACGGAG gtctgaGTCGTATACTAAAGGGTCGTGCGGCGATGGTGGGCCAGCGTGTGTGTGACTGGGCTCTAGGAGAGTACATGGCCTTTGGCTCGTTGCTCAAGGAGGGAACACACATACGTCTCAGCGGACAGGACGTGGAGAGAGGAACCTTCAG TCACAGACACCATGTTCTCCATGACCAGAATGTAGATAAGAGGATCTGTATTCCCATGAACCACATCGCTCCTAACCAGGCTCCATACACTGTCTGTAACAGCTCTCTGTCAGAGTACGGAGTATTGG GTTTCGAGCTGGGTTTTGCCATGGCTAGTCCCAATGCTCTGGTTCTGTGGGAGGCCCAGTTTGGGGACTTCCACAACACAGCCCAGTGTATCATAGACCAGTTCATCTGCCCAGGACAGGCCAAGTGGGTCAGACAGAACGGAATAGTCCTACTGCTACCCCATGGCATGGAAGGAATG GGTCCAGAGCACTCGTCGGCCCGACCAGAGAGGTTCCTGCAGATGTGTAATGAAGACCCGGATGCATaccct AAATTCTCTGCTGAGGAGTTTGCTGTGCGTCAGCTGTATGACTGTAACTGGATCATAGTCAACTGCTCTACACCGGCTAACTACTTCCACGTACTCCGCAGACAAATACTACAGCCCTTCAGGAAGCCT ctGATAGTCTTCACCCCCAAGTCACTGCTGCGCCACCCTGATGCCAAGTCCAGCTTTGACGACATGCTGccag gTACCCACTTCCAGCGTCTGATCCCAGACAGTGGTCCTGTGTGTGAGAAGCCAGATGGGGTGAAGAGGATTGTGTTCTGTACTGGGAAGGTCTACTATGAACTGACCCGAGAACGCAAGAACAGAGGCATGGATAATACTGTGGCCATTGCACGCATAgagcag ctctctcccttcccGTTTGACCAGGTGAAGGTGGAGACAGATCGTTATCCCAACGCTGACCTGGTGTGGTGCCAGGAAGAGCACAAGAACCAGGGTTACTATGACTACGTCAAACCCCGCCTCCGCACCACCGTCGACCGCACCCGCCCCGTTTG gtatGCTGGTCGTGGGCCAGCAGCAGCTCCAGCTACAGGGAACAAAGCAGCTCACCTGGTTGAATTACAACGCTTCCTAGATACAGCTTTTAACCTGGACGCATTCACTGGGCAGTCCTAA
- the LOC106563000 gene encoding 2-oxoglutarate dehydrogenase, mitochondrial isoform X5: MAAIDPGPPPSDIITSNDKLDLSGYKERLYDLTAEEFYGLDESDLDKVFRLPTTTFIGGSESTLPLREIIQRLEMAYCQSIGVEFMFINDLEQCQWIRQKFERPGIMQFTLEEKRTLLARMVRSTRFEEFLQRKWSSEKRFGLEGCESLIPALKTIIDKSSMNGVESIIMGMPHRGRLNVLANVIRKELDQIFCQFDSKLEAADEGSGDVKYHLGMWHRRINRVTDRNITLSLMANPSHLEAVDPVVQGKTKAEQFYCGDTEGNRVMSILLHGDAAFAGQGVVYETFHLSDLPSYTTHGTIHVVVNNQIGFTTDPRVARSSSYPTDVAKVVNAPIFHVNADDPEAVMYVCNVAAEWRATFHKDVVVDLVCYRRNGHNEMDEPMFTQPLMYKQIKKQKGVLQKYAEKLIAEGAVTRQEYEEEIAKYDKICEEAHARSKDEKILHIKHWLDSPWPGFFNMDGQPKSMTSPSTGLTEEELGHIGHIASSVPVEDFTIHGGLSRILKGRAAMVGQRVCDWALGEYMAFGSLLKEGTHIRLSGQDVERGTFSHRHHVLHDQNVDKRICIPMNHIAPNQAPYTVCNSSLSEYGVLGFELGFAMASPNALVLWEAQFGDFHNTAQCIIDQFICPGQAKWVRQNGIVLLLPHGMEGMGPEHSSARPERFLQMCNEDPDAYPKFSAEEFAVRQLYDCNWIIVNCSTPANYFHVLRRQILQPFRKPLIVFTPKSLLRHPDAKSSFDDMLPGTHFQRLIPDSGPVCEKPDGVKRIVFCTGKVYYELTRERKNRGMDNTVAIARIEQLSPFPFDQVKVETDRYPNADLVWCQEEHKNQGYYDYVKPRLRTTVDRTRPVWYAGRGPAAAPATGNKAAHLVELQRFLDTAFNLDAFTGQS; this comes from the exons ATGGCTGCCATCGACCCAGGCCCTCCCCCCTCTGACATCATCACCTCCAATGACAAactgg ACCTCTCTGGGTATAAAGAGCGCCTGTATGATCTCACTGCTGAAG AGTTCTATGGTCTGGATGAGTCCGACCTGGACAAGGTGTTCCGGCTCCCCACCACAACCTTTATTGGGGGCAGCGAGAGCACTCTGCCCCTCCGAGAGATCATACAGCGCCTCGAG atgGCGTACTGTCAGTCTATTGGAGTAGAGTTCATGTTCATTAATGACCTGGAGCAGTGCCAGTGGATCAGACAGAAGTTTGAGAGGCCAGGCATCATGCAGTTCACCCTGGAGGAGAAGAGGACCCTGCTAGCCAGAATGGTTCGATCCACCAG GTTTGAGGAGTTCCTGCAGAGGAAATGGTCATCAGAGAAGCGTTTTGGCCTGGAGGGCTGTGAGTCTCTCATCCCGGCCCTGAAGACCATCATCGATAAGTCCAGTATGAACGGAGTGGAGAGCATCATCATGGGCATGCCTCACAG GGGGAGATTGAATGTGTTGGCTAATGTGATCCGTAAGGAGCTGGATCAGATCTTCTGTCAGTTTGACTCCAAGCTCGAGGCTGCTGATGAG ggTTCTGGAGATGTGAAGTACCACTTGGGGATGTGGCACCGGAGGATCAACCGGGTCACTGATAGGAACATCACACTGTCACTCATGGCTAACCCTTCTCACCTGGAGGCTGTGGACCCCGTGGTGCAGGGCAAGACCAAGGCTGAGCAGTTCTACTGCGGGGACACAGAAGGCAACAGG GTAATGTCCATCCTGCTCCATGGTGATGCAGCGTTTGCAGGCCAGGGGGTTGTCTATGAGACCTTCCACCTCTCTGACCTGCCCTCCTACACCACACATGGCACTATCCATGTGGTGGTCAACAACCAG aTTGGTTTCACCACCGACCCCAGGGTGGCGAGGTCATCCTCTTACCCTACAGACGTGGCCAAAGTGGTCAACGCCCCCATCTTCCATGTCAACGCTGACGACCCCGAGGCTGTCATGTACGTGTGTAATGTCGCCGCCGAGTGGAGGGCCACCTTTCACAAGGACGTAGTCGTCGACCTG gtgtGTTACAGGCGTAACGGCCACAATGAGATGGACGAACCCATGTTCACCCAGCCTCTGATGTACAAGCAGATCAAGAAGCAGAAAGGAGTCCTACAGAAATACGCTGAGAAACTCATAGCAGAGGGAGCTGTCACCAGACAGGAGTACGAG GAGGAGATTGCCAAGTATGACAAGATCTGTGAAGAGGCTCACGCTCGCTCCAAAGACGAGAAGATTCTACACATCAAACACTGGCTAGACTCACCCTggcccg gtttctTCAACATGGATGGCCAGCCTAAGAGTATGACCAGTCCGTCTACAGGCCTGACTGAGGAGGAGCTGGGACACATAGGACACATTGCTTCATCTGTCCCTGTGGAAGACTTCACTATACACGGAG gtctgaGTCGTATACTAAAGGGTCGTGCGGCGATGGTGGGCCAGCGTGTGTGTGACTGGGCTCTAGGAGAGTACATGGCCTTTGGCTCGTTGCTCAAGGAGGGAACACACATACGTCTCAGCGGACAGGACGTGGAGAGAGGAACCTTCAG TCACAGACACCATGTTCTCCATGACCAGAATGTAGATAAGAGGATCTGTATTCCCATGAACCACATCGCTCCTAACCAGGCTCCATACACTGTCTGTAACAGCTCTCTGTCAGAGTACGGAGTATTGG GTTTCGAGCTGGGTTTTGCCATGGCTAGTCCCAATGCTCTGGTTCTGTGGGAGGCCCAGTTTGGGGACTTCCACAACACAGCCCAGTGTATCATAGACCAGTTCATCTGCCCAGGACAGGCCAAGTGGGTCAGACAGAACGGAATAGTCCTACTGCTACCCCATGGCATGGAAGGAATG GGTCCAGAGCACTCGTCGGCCCGACCAGAGAGGTTCCTGCAGATGTGTAATGAAGACCCGGATGCATaccct AAATTCTCTGCTGAGGAGTTTGCTGTGCGTCAGCTGTATGACTGTAACTGGATCATAGTCAACTGCTCTACACCGGCTAACTACTTCCACGTACTCCGCAGACAAATACTACAGCCCTTCAGGAAGCCT ctGATAGTCTTCACCCCCAAGTCACTGCTGCGCCACCCTGATGCCAAGTCCAGCTTTGACGACATGCTGccag gTACCCACTTCCAGCGTCTGATCCCAGACAGTGGTCCTGTGTGTGAGAAGCCAGATGGGGTGAAGAGGATTGTGTTCTGTACTGGGAAGGTCTACTATGAACTGACCCGAGAACGCAAGAACAGAGGCATGGATAATACTGTGGCCATTGCACGCATAgagcag ctctctcccttcccGTTTGACCAGGTGAAGGTGGAGACAGATCGTTATCCCAACGCTGACCTGGTGTGGTGCCAGGAAGAGCACAAGAACCAGGGTTACTATGACTACGTCAAACCCCGCCTCCGCACCACCGTCGACCGCACCCGCCCCGTTTG gtatGCTGGTCGTGGGCCAGCAGCAGCTCCAGCTACAGGGAACAAAGCAGCTCACCTGGTTGAATTACAACGCTTCCTAGATACAGCTTTTAACCTGGACGCATTCACTGGGCAGTCCTAA
- the LOC106563000 gene encoding 2-oxoglutarate dehydrogenase, mitochondrial isoform X1 has translation MHRLRTTVVRLRPITAPQTAKSQSQARLAAVGGALRTFQPMRSYTASVSAEPFLNGTSSNYVEEMYYAWLENPRSVHKSWDIFFRNANAGAPPGAAYQSPPPLAGAALGLANAQAMVGVQPNVEKLVEDHLAVQSLVRAYQIRGHHVAQLDPLGIMAAIDPGPPPSDIITSNDKLDLSGYKERLYDLTAEEFYGLDESDLDKVFRLPTTTFIGGSESTLPLREIIQRLEMAYCQSIGVEFMFINDLEQCQWIRQKFERPGIMQFTLEEKRTLLARMVRSTRFEEFLQRKWSSEKRFGLEGCESLIPALKTIIDKSSMNGVESIIMGMPHRGRLNVLANVIRKELDQIFCQFDSKLEAADEGSGDVKYHLGMWHRRINRVTDRNITLSLMANPSHLEAVDPVVQGKTKAEQFYCGDTEGNRVMSILLHGDAAFAGQGVVYETFHLSDLPSYTTHGTIHVVVNNQIGFTTDPRVARSSSYPTDVAKVVNAPIFHVNADDPEAVMYVCNVAAEWRATFHKDVVVDLVCYRRNGHNEMDEPMFTQPLMYKQIKKQKGVLQKYAEKLIAEGAVTRQEYEEEIAKYDKICEEAHARSKDEKILHIKHWLDSPWPGFFNMDGQPKSMTSPSTGLTEEELGHIGHIASSVPVEDFTIHGGLSRILKGRAAMVGQRVCDWALGEYMAFGSLLKEGTHIRLSGQDVERGTFSHRHHVLHDQNVDKRICIPMNHIAPNQAPYTVCNSSLSEYGVLGFELGFAMASPNALVLWEAQFGDFHNTAQCIIDQFICPGQAKWVRQNGIVLLLPHGMEGMGPEHSSARPERFLQMCNEDPDAYPKFSAEEFAVRQLYDCNWIIVNCSTPANYFHVLRRQILQPFRKPLIVFTPKSLLRHPDAKSSFDDMLPGTHFQRLIPDSGPVCEKPDGVKRIVFCTGKVYYELTRERKNRGMDNTVAIARIEQLSPFPFDQVKVETDRYPNADLVWCQEEHKNQGYYDYVKPRLRTTVDRTRPVWYAGRGPAAAPATGNKAAHLVELQRFLDTAFNLDAFTGQS, from the exons TCATGGGATATTTTCTTCCGGAATGCCAATGCGGGGGCGCCACCAGGCGCAGCCTATCAGAGCCCTCCTCCTCTGGCTGGTGCTGCTCTGGGATTGGCTAACGCCCAGGCGATGGTCGGGGTGCAACCTAACGTGGAGAAGCTAGTGGAGGACCATCTGGCTGTACAGTCACTTGTACGAGCATAccag ATTCGGGGTCACCACGTGGCACAGCTGGACCCTCTGGGCATCATGGCTGCCATCGACCCAGGCCCTCCCCCCTCTGACATCATCACCTCCAATGACAAactgg ACCTCTCTGGGTATAAAGAGCGCCTGTATGATCTCACTGCTGAAG AGTTCTATGGTCTGGATGAGTCCGACCTGGACAAGGTGTTCCGGCTCCCCACCACAACCTTTATTGGGGGCAGCGAGAGCACTCTGCCCCTCCGAGAGATCATACAGCGCCTCGAG atgGCGTACTGTCAGTCTATTGGAGTAGAGTTCATGTTCATTAATGACCTGGAGCAGTGCCAGTGGATCAGACAGAAGTTTGAGAGGCCAGGCATCATGCAGTTCACCCTGGAGGAGAAGAGGACCCTGCTAGCCAGAATGGTTCGATCCACCAG GTTTGAGGAGTTCCTGCAGAGGAAATGGTCATCAGAGAAGCGTTTTGGCCTGGAGGGCTGTGAGTCTCTCATCCCGGCCCTGAAGACCATCATCGATAAGTCCAGTATGAACGGAGTGGAGAGCATCATCATGGGCATGCCTCACAG GGGGAGATTGAATGTGTTGGCTAATGTGATCCGTAAGGAGCTGGATCAGATCTTCTGTCAGTTTGACTCCAAGCTCGAGGCTGCTGATGAG ggTTCTGGAGATGTGAAGTACCACTTGGGGATGTGGCACCGGAGGATCAACCGGGTCACTGATAGGAACATCACACTGTCACTCATGGCTAACCCTTCTCACCTGGAGGCTGTGGACCCCGTGGTGCAGGGCAAGACCAAGGCTGAGCAGTTCTACTGCGGGGACACAGAAGGCAACAGG GTAATGTCCATCCTGCTCCATGGTGATGCAGCGTTTGCAGGCCAGGGGGTTGTCTATGAGACCTTCCACCTCTCTGACCTGCCCTCCTACACCACACATGGCACTATCCATGTGGTGGTCAACAACCAG aTTGGTTTCACCACCGACCCCAGGGTGGCGAGGTCATCCTCTTACCCTACAGACGTGGCCAAAGTGGTCAACGCCCCCATCTTCCATGTCAACGCTGACGACCCCGAGGCTGTCATGTACGTGTGTAATGTCGCCGCCGAGTGGAGGGCCACCTTTCACAAGGACGTAGTCGTCGACCTG gtgtGTTACAGGCGTAACGGCCACAATGAGATGGACGAACCCATGTTCACCCAGCCTCTGATGTACAAGCAGATCAAGAAGCAGAAAGGAGTCCTACAGAAATACGCTGAGAAACTCATAGCAGAGGGAGCTGTCACCAGACAGGAGTACGAG GAGGAGATTGCCAAGTATGACAAGATCTGTGAAGAGGCTCACGCTCGCTCCAAAGACGAGAAGATTCTACACATCAAACACTGGCTAGACTCACCCTggcccg gtttctTCAACATGGATGGCCAGCCTAAGAGTATGACCAGTCCGTCTACAGGCCTGACTGAGGAGGAGCTGGGACACATAGGACACATTGCTTCATCTGTCCCTGTGGAAGACTTCACTATACACGGAG gtctgaGTCGTATACTAAAGGGTCGTGCGGCGATGGTGGGCCAGCGTGTGTGTGACTGGGCTCTAGGAGAGTACATGGCCTTTGGCTCGTTGCTCAAGGAGGGAACACACATACGTCTCAGCGGACAGGACGTGGAGAGAGGAACCTTCAG TCACAGACACCATGTTCTCCATGACCAGAATGTAGATAAGAGGATCTGTATTCCCATGAACCACATCGCTCCTAACCAGGCTCCATACACTGTCTGTAACAGCTCTCTGTCAGAGTACGGAGTATTGG GTTTCGAGCTGGGTTTTGCCATGGCTAGTCCCAATGCTCTGGTTCTGTGGGAGGCCCAGTTTGGGGACTTCCACAACACAGCCCAGTGTATCATAGACCAGTTCATCTGCCCAGGACAGGCCAAGTGGGTCAGACAGAACGGAATAGTCCTACTGCTACCCCATGGCATGGAAGGAATG GGTCCAGAGCACTCGTCGGCCCGACCAGAGAGGTTCCTGCAGATGTGTAATGAAGACCCGGATGCATaccct AAATTCTCTGCTGAGGAGTTTGCTGTGCGTCAGCTGTATGACTGTAACTGGATCATAGTCAACTGCTCTACACCGGCTAACTACTTCCACGTACTCCGCAGACAAATACTACAGCCCTTCAGGAAGCCT ctGATAGTCTTCACCCCCAAGTCACTGCTGCGCCACCCTGATGCCAAGTCCAGCTTTGACGACATGCTGccag gTACCCACTTCCAGCGTCTGATCCCAGACAGTGGTCCTGTGTGTGAGAAGCCAGATGGGGTGAAGAGGATTGTGTTCTGTACTGGGAAGGTCTACTATGAACTGACCCGAGAACGCAAGAACAGAGGCATGGATAATACTGTGGCCATTGCACGCATAgagcag ctctctcccttcccGTTTGACCAGGTGAAGGTGGAGACAGATCGTTATCCCAACGCTGACCTGGTGTGGTGCCAGGAAGAGCACAAGAACCAGGGTTACTATGACTACGTCAAACCCCGCCTCCGCACCACCGTCGACCGCACCCGCCCCGTTTG gtatGCTGGTCGTGGGCCAGCAGCAGCTCCAGCTACAGGGAACAAAGCAGCTCACCTGGTTGAATTACAACGCTTCCTAGATACAGCTTTTAACCTGGACGCATTCACTGGGCAGTCCTAA